A region of Micromonospora sp. WMMD882 DNA encodes the following proteins:
- a CDS encoding LPXTG cell wall anchor domain-containing protein: MRRHAGLTTSAILLAAGFAAATPAAAAAPTPSPTDSARLAAGTEDRPPVDGRRGYRVGQGADVPALMAVTNKSDTPVDGLVVHVRILNDLDFTKTYENCWYAVDSNQESAWCEFDVTLAPGASLAATGVGIATRADARPENISSIVHHWRSKEFVDRLGGVQKRADDWATEGRAVRGTGGTLTLTTPSGPLVGLEPPNPIGFVGVVLVLPATPTPTPTATPTATPTPTATPTAAPTVSPAPPGAPADDDGGQGGGLPVTGAQTVAVAGVGGVLLLLGGGGYLLARRRRTRFVA; this comes from the coding sequence ATGCGCCGACACGCCGGGCTCACCACGAGCGCCATCCTTCTCGCGGCCGGGTTCGCCGCCGCCACACCTGCCGCCGCGGCGGCCCCGACACCGTCACCTACCGACTCGGCGCGGCTCGCCGCCGGCACCGAGGACCGCCCGCCGGTCGACGGCCGCCGAGGCTACCGGGTCGGGCAGGGCGCGGACGTGCCCGCGCTGATGGCTGTCACGAACAAGAGCGACACGCCGGTGGACGGGCTGGTCGTCCACGTCCGGATCCTCAACGACCTCGACTTCACGAAGACGTACGAGAACTGCTGGTACGCCGTGGACAGCAACCAGGAGTCGGCCTGGTGCGAGTTCGACGTCACGCTCGCCCCCGGCGCGAGCCTGGCCGCGACCGGTGTCGGCATCGCCACCAGGGCGGACGCCCGGCCGGAGAACATTTCCTCGATCGTCCACCACTGGCGCAGCAAGGAGTTCGTCGACCGGCTCGGCGGCGTCCAGAAGCGGGCCGACGACTGGGCCACGGAGGGTCGCGCGGTGCGGGGCACGGGCGGGACGCTGACCCTGACCACCCCGTCGGGGCCGCTGGTCGGGCTGGAGCCGCCGAACCCGATCGGCTTCGTCGGCGTCGTCCTCGTCCTGCCGGCCACCCCGACGCCCACCCCGACCGCGACGCCGACGGCCACCCCGACGCCGACGGCGACCCCGACCGCCGCGCCCACCGTCAGCCCGGCCCCGCCCGGCGCGCCGGCTGACGATGACGGCGGCCAGGGCGGCGGGCTGCCGGTGACCGGCGCGCAGACCGTGGCCGTGGCCGGCGTCGGCGGCGTGCTGCTGCTGCTCGGCGGAGGCGGCTACCTGCTCGCCCGCCGCCGCCGGACCCGGTTCGTCGCGTAG
- a CDS encoding N-6 DNA methylase, whose amino-acid sequence MSSEPSIAPSEATLTASGIARLANVGRAAVSNWRRRYADFPAPVGGSPTSPSFDAHEVEQWLRRHGRTQHADAARWAWRHIESHQPAAQISDVLGVAGALLLVRADQGNAAGDAAGDGLPTPDQLVGHLRDLDPGLAGLIADLVPGQWTASLDALLRAVDQLGSEQGAESAFEHLHNQYATSAHSMSGLAGTPDVVAEVMLTLAGTGPRTFDFTSGTGSILRMAADRALRAGAPTSCHAQEINPQYAVITLLRLWFVHLRARRSGHQPPAPVVHIGDSLLADALPELRAEVVVANFPFGIHDWGHDRLAYDPRWAYGLPPRTEPELAWVQHALAHLSADGTAVVLMPPAAASRPAGRRIRAELIRHGALRAVVALPAGLMPPVGVGLHIWVLTQPGSRQPHAGELLMVDTTAAPEGCSPVETVEAAWSAYRSARYTELPGVHRTVPAIDLLDDQVDLTPQRHLPQAGAFAGDPAEIIARIDDFDQLVARVRRSLPAVRDTPHTPLREAPQADVTDLIRSGSVTVTRAPSRGRTGDATTGATLSTTTGATGSTTGATASTTAGAAVLTTADVVSGGPATGSTTRAADDEPAPRVRAGDILVPLVGRRINARVATPEQVGAELGPGVQLIRVDPARFDPWFVAGVLSRTDNLRIAGRASSSATGALRIDIRRLSIPVLPLRQQQAYGEAFRQLVEFRHVLEQAATTGAALARDIGDGLTEGALGLPDHHG is encoded by the coding sequence GTGAGCAGCGAGCCGAGCATCGCCCCGAGCGAGGCCACCCTGACCGCCAGCGGCATCGCCCGGCTGGCCAACGTCGGCCGGGCGGCGGTCAGCAACTGGCGTCGCCGGTACGCCGACTTCCCCGCGCCCGTCGGCGGCAGCCCCACCAGCCCGTCCTTCGACGCGCACGAGGTCGAGCAGTGGCTGCGCCGCCACGGCCGGACGCAGCACGCGGACGCCGCCCGGTGGGCCTGGCGACACATCGAGAGCCACCAGCCGGCGGCGCAGATCAGCGACGTGCTCGGCGTGGCCGGCGCGCTCCTGCTGGTCCGCGCCGACCAGGGGAACGCGGCCGGCGACGCGGCCGGCGACGGGCTGCCCACGCCGGACCAGCTCGTCGGCCACCTGCGCGACCTCGACCCGGGCCTGGCCGGGCTGATCGCCGACCTGGTGCCGGGGCAGTGGACGGCGTCCCTCGACGCGCTGCTGCGCGCCGTCGACCAGCTCGGCTCGGAGCAGGGCGCCGAGTCCGCCTTCGAGCACCTGCACAACCAGTACGCGACCTCGGCGCACTCGATGTCCGGCCTGGCCGGCACCCCGGACGTCGTCGCCGAGGTGATGCTGACCCTGGCCGGCACCGGCCCCCGCACCTTCGACTTCACCAGCGGCACCGGCTCCATCCTGCGGATGGCCGCCGACCGGGCCCTGCGCGCCGGCGCGCCGACCAGTTGCCACGCCCAGGAGATCAACCCGCAGTACGCGGTGATCACGTTGCTACGGCTGTGGTTCGTGCACCTGCGGGCCCGACGGTCCGGGCACCAGCCACCGGCCCCCGTGGTGCACATCGGTGACAGCCTGCTCGCCGACGCGCTGCCCGAGCTGCGGGCCGAGGTGGTCGTGGCGAACTTCCCGTTCGGCATCCACGACTGGGGGCACGACCGCCTCGCCTACGATCCCCGCTGGGCGTACGGTCTGCCGCCCCGTACCGAACCCGAGCTCGCCTGGGTGCAGCACGCCCTGGCGCACCTCTCCGCCGACGGCACCGCCGTGGTGCTCATGCCCCCGGCCGCCGCGTCGCGTCCCGCCGGGCGGCGGATCCGCGCGGAGCTGATCCGGCACGGCGCGCTCCGCGCGGTCGTCGCCCTGCCCGCCGGTCTGATGCCCCCGGTCGGCGTCGGGCTGCACATCTGGGTCCTCACCCAGCCGGGCTCACGCCAGCCGCACGCCGGTGAGCTGCTCATGGTGGACACGACGGCCGCGCCGGAGGGCTGCTCTCCCGTCGAGACCGTCGAGGCGGCGTGGAGCGCCTACCGTTCGGCCCGCTACACCGAGCTGCCCGGCGTCCACCGCACCGTGCCCGCCATCGACCTGCTGGACGACCAGGTCGACCTCACGCCGCAACGACACCTGCCGCAGGCCGGCGCGTTTGCCGGTGACCCGGCCGAGATCATCGCCCGGATCGACGACTTCGACCAGCTCGTCGCGCGGGTCCGCCGCAGTCTGCCGGCGGTGCGCGACACCCCGCACACCCCGCTACGGGAAGCCCCCCAGGCCGACGTCACCGACCTGATCCGGTCCGGCAGCGTCACCGTCACCCGGGCCCCCTCCCGCGGCCGAACCGGTGACGCCACCACCGGAGCAACCCTGTCGACCACCACCGGGGCCACCGGGTCGACCACCGGAGCCACCGCGTCGACCACCGCCGGGGCCGCCGTGCTGACCACCGCCGACGTCGTCTCCGGCGGCCCGGCCACCGGCTCGACGACCCGCGCCGCCGACGACGAGCCGGCGCCACGGGTACGCGCCGGCGACATCCTGGTGCCGCTCGTCGGCCGCCGGATCAACGCCCGGGTGGCCACGCCCGAACAGGTAGGCGCGGAACTCGGGCCCGGCGTGCAGTTGATCCGCGTCGACCCGGCCCGTTTCGACCCGTGGTTCGTCGCCGGTGTCCTCTCCCGCACCGACAACCTGCGCATCGCCGGGCGGGCGTCCAGCAGCGCGACCGGCGCCCTGCGCATCGACATCCGGCGGCTGAGCATCCCCGTCCTGCCGCTGCGCCAGCAGCAGGCGTACGGCGAGGCGTTCCGCCAGCTCGTCGAGTTCCGCCACGTCCTGGAGCAGGCCGCGACGACCGGGGCCGCCCTGGCCCGCGACATCGGCGACGGCCTCACCGAGGGCGCCCTCGGCCTGCCCGACCACCACGGGTAG
- a CDS encoding protein kinase: MGPGTNLKNRYTLGRYPLAHKGMGEVWPARDVLLDRQVIVKVVDSARMDADLLRRFRREALLTVRLEHPGVPAVYDLDSHDGRPYVVLERIDGITLADLVAEQGPIPFGWVAAIGAQISAVLLAARELGLVHRDIKPANVMLDRHGAVKVLDFGLAVVRDDDRYSRITRTGQALGTVGYMAPEQIVGGPTDHRTDLYGLGATLFDLLTGRPPFDGATTLTTVRRQLDGPPPRPGDSRPDTPAGLDDLVHALLATEPRERPASAADVYAALAPLAEDLPPIPGVLTDAVTPVRAWAAIVGRAPLRTRPTPPTVEPPEPAGEPTAAHAARSHAAGEYRAAARQWRRLAEDRVQRYGEGDPKAFGFRLNVARAHAALGEHARALRLFQSALGDWERAVGPGHPTVRQLRREIARFSAEPSQVPRYAPDVGD; the protein is encoded by the coding sequence GTGGGGCCCGGCACGAACCTGAAGAACCGGTACACACTGGGCCGGTACCCCTTGGCGCACAAGGGCATGGGCGAGGTCTGGCCGGCCCGGGACGTCCTCCTCGACCGCCAGGTCATCGTCAAGGTCGTCGATTCCGCCCGGATGGACGCCGACCTGCTGCGCCGGTTCCGGCGCGAGGCGCTGTTGACCGTCCGGCTGGAGCACCCGGGCGTGCCGGCCGTGTACGACCTCGACAGCCACGACGGCCGCCCCTACGTCGTCCTGGAGCGGATCGACGGGATCACGCTCGCCGACCTGGTCGCGGAGCAGGGGCCGATCCCGTTCGGCTGGGTCGCCGCCATCGGGGCGCAGATCAGCGCCGTGCTGCTCGCCGCGCGGGAGCTCGGCCTGGTCCACCGGGACATCAAGCCGGCCAACGTCATGCTGGACCGGCACGGCGCGGTCAAGGTGCTCGACTTCGGGCTGGCGGTGGTGCGGGACGACGACCGCTACTCGCGGATCACCCGGACCGGGCAGGCCCTCGGCACGGTGGGCTACATGGCGCCCGAGCAGATCGTCGGCGGGCCGACGGACCACCGCACCGACCTGTACGGGCTCGGCGCGACGCTCTTCGACCTGCTCACCGGCCGTCCGCCGTTCGACGGCGCGACCACCCTGACCACGGTGCGCCGCCAGTTGGACGGCCCACCGCCGCGCCCCGGCGACTCCCGGCCGGACACCCCCGCCGGGCTGGACGACCTGGTGCACGCGCTACTGGCGACGGAGCCACGGGAACGGCCGGCCAGCGCCGCCGACGTCTACGCCGCGCTGGCCCCGCTCGCCGAGGACCTGCCGCCGATCCCCGGCGTGCTCACCGACGCCGTCACCCCGGTCCGGGCCTGGGCCGCGATCGTGGGGCGGGCGCCGCTGCGGACCCGCCCCACGCCGCCGACCGTCGAGCCGCCCGAGCCGGCCGGGGAGCCGACCGCCGCCCACGCGGCGCGGTCGCACGCCGCCGGCGAGTACCGGGCCGCCGCCCGGCAGTGGCGTCGGCTCGCCGAGGACCGCGTCCAGCGGTACGGCGAGGGTGATCCGAAGGCGTTCGGGTTCCGGCTGAACGTCGCTCGCGCGCACGCCGCGTTGGGCGAGCACGCCCGGGCGTTGCGCCTGTTCCAGAGCGCCCTGGGCGACTGGGAGCGGGCGGTGGGCCCCGGCCACCCGACGGTACGGCAGCTACGTCGGGAGATCGCCCGGTTCAGCGCGGAGCCGTCGCAGGTCCCCCGGTACGCGCCGGACGTGGGTGACTGA
- a CDS encoding UvrD-helicase domain-containing protein, giving the protein MAELALGRDFLPAYARLQRRVQQAVVAAISKFAEHTHAGLRLEKLTGARDPNIRTIRIDRFYRGVVLALGEEKYALLDVRPHDDAIAFAVSRRFTVNQVLGVLEMRDQEAIEEFARAEPAAPPSGGLFDHVTNADFVRLGVDADLVPLLRVIATDKQLESLIGRLPDAQLDILLDLSAGMPVAEVWAERADRIVSGVDPDDLVAAARRTPDRIAFVDGPVELAAILAHPFDVWRTFLHPNQRDIAYRETYSGPALVTGSAGTGKTVTGLHRAVFLANRLPDGEKVLLTTFTRALAEALARQLHRLADDPAVRARIDVISVDRLAYEIVARDGGKVSIAENELLDQLWQDAARTAPTFVNRAGQVTTLSPTFLRHEFEQVVLAQRLTTAEAYRDAPRRGRGTSLRAAQRAQVWAAIDTVARELTRRRLRTHTQLADDAAAILRRSPARYRHVVVDEGQDLHPAQWRLLRALVAPGPNDMFLLADPYQRIYDNQVSLAQLGIEVRGRTRRLTVNYRTTHEILDLSVKVLGGDPALGLDGQDDTLRGYRSVTRGGPPELTAAGSRDDEFEALIERVGTWLEQGVEPHAIGVAVRTGQLVRTVSRILVEAHIDVADDRRGVDGVRVATMHRMKGLEFQCLAVVGLDAGVLPAPHALTSAAEDPHAHRQDLQRERCLLFVALTRARDVLYLSHSGTPSPLLPVTR; this is encoded by the coding sequence ATGGCCGAGTTGGCCCTGGGTCGGGACTTCCTCCCCGCCTACGCCCGGCTGCAACGCCGGGTGCAGCAGGCCGTCGTCGCGGCCATCAGCAAGTTCGCCGAGCACACCCACGCCGGCCTGCGTCTGGAGAAGCTGACCGGGGCGCGTGACCCCAACATCCGCACCATCCGGATCGACCGCTTCTACCGTGGAGTGGTGCTCGCCCTCGGCGAGGAGAAGTACGCGCTGCTCGACGTCCGGCCGCACGACGACGCCATCGCCTTCGCGGTGAGCCGCCGGTTCACCGTCAACCAGGTGCTCGGCGTGCTGGAGATGCGCGACCAGGAGGCGATCGAGGAGTTCGCGCGCGCCGAGCCGGCGGCCCCGCCGAGCGGCGGCCTGTTCGACCACGTCACGAACGCCGACTTCGTCCGACTGGGCGTGGACGCGGACCTGGTCCCGTTGCTGCGCGTCATCGCCACCGACAAGCAGTTGGAGAGCCTCATCGGCCGGCTGCCGGACGCGCAGCTCGACATCCTGCTCGACCTGTCCGCCGGGATGCCCGTGGCCGAGGTCTGGGCGGAGCGGGCCGACCGGATCGTGTCCGGCGTGGACCCCGACGACCTGGTGGCCGCCGCCCGCCGTACGCCCGACCGGATCGCCTTCGTCGACGGTCCGGTGGAGCTCGCCGCCATCCTCGCCCACCCGTTCGACGTGTGGCGCACCTTCCTGCACCCGAACCAGCGGGACATCGCCTACCGCGAGACCTACAGCGGCCCCGCGCTGGTGACCGGCAGCGCCGGCACCGGAAAGACGGTGACCGGCCTGCACCGCGCGGTGTTCCTCGCCAACCGGCTGCCGGACGGCGAGAAGGTCCTGCTGACCACCTTCACCCGCGCCCTCGCCGAGGCCCTCGCCCGGCAGCTCCACCGGCTCGCCGACGACCCGGCGGTCCGGGCCCGCATCGACGTGATCAGCGTCGACCGGCTGGCCTACGAGATCGTCGCCCGGGACGGCGGGAAGGTGTCGATCGCCGAGAACGAGCTCCTCGACCAGCTCTGGCAGGACGCCGCGCGGACCGCCCCCACCTTCGTCAACCGCGCCGGCCAGGTCACCACGCTCAGCCCCACCTTCCTGCGGCACGAGTTCGAGCAGGTGGTGCTGGCGCAACGGTTGACCACGGCGGAGGCGTACCGGGACGCGCCCCGCCGGGGCCGGGGCACCTCCCTGCGCGCGGCCCAACGCGCCCAGGTATGGGCCGCGATCGACACCGTGGCGCGGGAGCTGACCCGGCGACGCCTGCGCACCCACACCCAGCTCGCCGACGACGCGGCGGCCATCCTGCGCCGCTCGCCCGCCCGGTACCGGCACGTCGTCGTCGACGAGGGGCAGGATCTGCACCCGGCGCAGTGGCGGCTGCTGCGCGCGCTCGTCGCCCCCGGACCGAACGACATGTTCCTGCTGGCCGACCCGTACCAGCGCATCTACGACAACCAGGTCTCCCTGGCCCAGCTCGGCATCGAGGTCCGGGGCCGGACCCGCCGGCTCACCGTCAACTACCGGACCACCCACGAGATCCTGGACCTGTCGGTCAAGGTCCTCGGCGGCGACCCGGCGCTCGGGCTGGACGGGCAGGACGACACGCTGCGCGGCTACCGCTCGGTCACCCGGGGCGGCCCGCCGGAGCTCACCGCCGCCGGCAGCCGGGACGACGAGTTCGAGGCGCTGATCGAACGGGTCGGCACCTGGCTGGAGCAGGGCGTGGAGCCGCACGCCATCGGCGTCGCCGTCCGCACCGGGCAACTCGTCAGGACCGTCAGCCGGATCCTGGTCGAGGCCCACATCGACGTCGCCGACGACCGGCGCGGCGTCGACGGGGTGCGGGTGGCGACCATGCACCGGATGAAGGGACTGGAGTTCCAGTGCCTGGCGGTCGTCGGGCTGGACGCGGGCGTGCTGCCGGCCCCCCACGCGCTCACCTCGGCCGCCGAGGACCCGCACGCCCACCGGCAGGACCTCCAGCGGGAACGCTGCCTGCTCTTCGTCGCCCTGACCCGGGCCCGCGACGTGCTCTACCTGTCCCACAGCGGCACGCCCAGCCCGCTGCTGCCGGTGACCCGGTGA